The proteins below are encoded in one region of Helianthus annuus cultivar XRQ/B chromosome 2, HanXRQr2.0-SUNRISE, whole genome shotgun sequence:
- the LOC110892734 gene encoding uncharacterized protein LOC110892734 produces the protein MVKNQKSLLKKEFDLFRGLKNESTREIIERYCNLLSNMKRLCIEKDNEELIEKLVDALPHETWVESMKAWEDEEVTGEKEAGEIADLIRDDILAFFNTQTHHTQFAKLLKNEGGAEMMKSKKSLLKKEFDLFSCLKGENIRQMIERYSHLIIELKRFGIEKDREEIIGKLVDAVPNENDWSTYIMILKNSSEFDKMSLQTLIQKLECHELEIQKQNKMNNSNFQQDVNLVIRRSQRFMEIKGQQCVGGPNTKLGFDKSKTTSTSKNDEPEKNHVEEIIDVNQEMTTEYLTKITDQTMMVDLKEKEIQTESAESSQKKTKNSVEKRVENIEIKIELQCRKCIETCSACIEKDEIIKFKHVELTKTENALKEKCAELASKEEVHTLNQKQINELNREIDSLKSDLRKS, from the exons ATGGTCAAAAACCAGaaatcgcttctaaagaaagagtttgatctgtttcgcGGATTAAAGAATGAAAGCACAAGGGAGATTATTGAGAGATACTGCAATTTGCTATCTAACATGAAGAGATTGTGTATTGAgaaagacaatgaagagttgatcgaaaaACTTGTTGATGCTTTGCCACATGAGACTTGGG TTGAAAGTATGAAGGCATGGGAAGATGAAGAGGTAACTGGAGAGAAGGAAGCTGGAGAAATTGCTGAT TTAATTAGAGATGACATACTTGCATTCTTCAACACACAGACACATCATACTCAATTTGCGAAGCTTTTAAAAAATGAGGGTGGGGCTGAAATGATGAAAAGTAAAAAGtcattgttaaagaaagaatttgacctTTTCAGTTGCTTGAAAGGAGAAAATATCAGACAGATGATAGAGCGTTATTCTCACCTGATAATCGAGTTGAAAAGGTTTGGAATAGAAAAAGACCGAGAGGAGATAATAGGAAAGCTTGTAGATGCAGTACCAAATGAAAATGATTGGTCTACATACATCATGATTCTCAAAAACAGTTCAGAGTTTGATAAGATGAGTTTACAAACACTAATTCAGAAGCTTGAATGTCACGAGTTAGAGATACAAAAGCAGAATAAGATGAATAACTCAAATTTTCAACAGGATGTGAATCT TGTGATCAGACGGTCACAACGGTTCATGGAGATTAAAGGGCAACAATGTGTTGGAGGACCCAATACCAAACttggatttgataaatccaag acaacatctacttcaaagaatgaTGAACCTGAGAAGAATCATGTTGAAGAGATCATTGACGTAAATCAGGAGATGACAACTGAGTATCTGACAAAGATTACTGATCAAACGATGATGGTGGATCTTAAAGAGAAAGAAATACAAACTGAGTCAGCCGAGTCGTCACAAAAG AAAACCAAGAATAGTGTTGAGAAAAGAGTTGAGAATATTGAGATTAAAATCGAGCTGCAGTGCAGGAAATGCATAGAAACATGCAGTGCCTGTATTGAGAAAGATGAAATCAttaaatttaaacatgttgagCTCACAAAAACAGAAAATGCTTTAAAGGAAAAATGTGCAGAACTTGCTTCGAAAGAAGAAGTTCATACTTTAAATCAAAAGCAAATCAATGAGTTAAATAGAGAAATTGATTCTTTGAAAAGTGATTTGAGAAAATCATAA